A genome region from Stenotrophomonas maltophilia includes the following:
- a CDS encoding M13 family metallopeptidase: MPNFRPLAIALGISLATLVPTHDAFAAAKKKAARAPAVSAQCSDFYDATNAGWLKANPVPQTGATTALGQLVDRSRQQQRELLDAAMKAPQGNVQKLLGDFWASGLDEAAVEADGSNPIAPLLTRINAIKKAKDVPASIAALHQVGIPVAFNFGPDVDLKALDRHIGYFMQGGMGLPDPAFYTRTDADTVALMGRYRNYVKQILALTGTPAAKLDAESQSVIALETELARNAQSLAGINNPFNNYAPISTKELNSRYRNLQLDAFLKAQGVDDDLVSLADPGLFKQLDGMVTKLKPDQWKAYLRWRVGDSMAPYLSKAYRDAEFEFRGRVLRGETLPPQRWEDVLEAINVAAGPMLGREYAARYLSAEDRRQAAWIVDKVREVQIEAVKNSSWMSAEAKTEAQAKLAALKIEIGTPLRDLDYSVQPMGRGSFGGNMLIASTWRHREEMKRIGKGNADRRWDVLPQQPSLAYDLAQNRLIVTAAILQGPVFNAKADAADKFGSFGGLVGHELTRAIDAKGALVDAKGELRSWWTPADKTAWTLLGNRVAAQYSAYDFPGVKGAKVNGTLTQEENLADIAGLELAWAAYTAQEPKAKQAQQQGFFRAWSALWAQQLSPNEAVRRLTADIRAPGLWRSNGTLANLPAFGATFSCKAGQPMQRSEAEQIKVWR, encoded by the coding sequence ATGCCCAATTTCCGTCCGCTTGCCATCGCCCTGGGCATCAGCCTGGCGACCCTGGTCCCGACCCACGATGCGTTCGCCGCCGCCAAGAAGAAGGCCGCCCGCGCCCCGGCTGTCAGTGCCCAGTGCAGCGACTTCTATGACGCCACCAACGCAGGCTGGCTGAAGGCCAATCCGGTGCCACAGACCGGTGCCACCACCGCGCTCGGCCAGCTGGTCGACCGCAGCCGTCAGCAGCAGCGTGAACTGCTCGACGCAGCGATGAAGGCGCCGCAGGGCAACGTGCAGAAACTACTGGGCGACTTCTGGGCCAGCGGCCTGGACGAAGCCGCCGTGGAAGCCGACGGTTCCAATCCGATCGCCCCGCTGCTGACCCGCATCAACGCCATCAAGAAAGCCAAGGACGTGCCGGCCTCGATCGCCGCGCTGCACCAGGTCGGCATCCCGGTGGCCTTCAACTTCGGCCCGGACGTGGACCTGAAGGCGCTGGACCGCCACATCGGCTACTTCATGCAGGGTGGCATGGGCCTGCCGGACCCGGCGTTCTATACCCGCACCGACGCCGACACCGTCGCGCTGATGGGCCGCTACCGCAATTACGTCAAGCAGATCCTGGCACTGACCGGCACTCCGGCCGCCAAGCTGGATGCCGAGTCGCAATCGGTGATCGCGCTGGAAACCGAACTGGCGCGCAACGCGCAGTCGCTGGCCGGCATCAACAACCCGTTCAACAACTACGCACCGATCTCCACCAAGGAGCTCAACAGCCGCTACCGCAACCTGCAGCTGGATGCCTTCCTGAAGGCCCAGGGCGTGGACGACGACCTGGTCTCGCTGGCCGACCCGGGCCTGTTCAAGCAGCTCGACGGCATGGTCACCAAGCTCAAGCCGGACCAGTGGAAGGCCTACCTGCGCTGGCGCGTGGGCGACTCGATGGCGCCGTATCTGTCCAAGGCCTACCGCGACGCCGAGTTTGAATTCCGTGGCCGCGTGCTGCGTGGCGAAACGCTGCCGCCGCAGCGTTGGGAAGATGTGCTGGAGGCGATCAACGTGGCCGCCGGCCCGATGCTCGGCCGCGAATACGCCGCCCGTTACCTGTCGGCAGAAGATCGTCGCCAGGCCGCATGGATCGTCGACAAGGTGCGCGAAGTGCAGATCGAGGCGGTCAAGAACAGCAGCTGGATGAGTGCCGAAGCCAAGACCGAAGCGCAGGCCAAGCTGGCCGCGCTGAAGATCGAGATCGGCACCCCGCTGCGCGACCTGGACTACAGCGTGCAGCCGATGGGCCGTGGTTCCTTCGGCGGCAACATGCTGATTGCTTCGACCTGGCGCCATCGCGAGGAAATGAAGCGCATCGGCAAGGGCAACGCTGACCGTCGCTGGGACGTGCTGCCGCAGCAGCCGTCGCTGGCCTATGATCTGGCGCAGAACCGCCTGATCGTCACCGCTGCGATCCTGCAGGGCCCGGTGTTCAACGCCAAGGCCGACGCCGCCGACAAGTTCGGCAGCTTCGGTGGCCTGGTCGGCCATGAGCTGACCCGCGCGATCGATGCCAAGGGCGCGCTGGTCGACGCCAAGGGCGAACTGCGCAGCTGGTGGACTCCGGCAGACAAGACCGCTTGGACCCTGCTCGGCAATCGCGTGGCCGCGCAGTACAGCGCCTACGACTTCCCGGGCGTGAAGGGTGCCAAGGTCAACGGCACGCTCACCCAGGAAGAGAACCTGGCCGACATCGCCGGCCTGGAACTGGCCTGGGCCGCGTACACCGCGCAGGAGCCGAAAGCCAAGCAGGCACAGCAGCAGGGCTTCTTCCGCGCGTGGTCGGCGTTGTGGGCGCAGCAGCTGTCGCCGAACGAGGCCGTGCGTCGCCTGACCGCCGACATCCGTGCGCCGGGCCTGTGGCGCAGCAACGGCACGCTGGCCAACCTGCCGGCATTCGGTGCCACCTTCAGCTGCAAGGCCGGCCAGCCGATGCAGCGCAGCGAAGCCGAGCAGATCAAGGTCTGGCGCTGA
- the gorA gene encoding glutathione-disulfide reductase: protein MSTAPYDYDLIVLGGGSAGLAGAIRAAQHGKRVAMLEPGELGGTCVNVGCVPKKAMWLAADLHERIGLANAMGFDVEARPSLSWKELVIHRQAYISNIHTSYHKRLDETGVVRIPARGHLLDAHTVACSDGVRYSAEHILIATGAHPLRPDVPGAELGLVSDDFFDLRAAPAEVAIIGGGYIAVELAGLLQALGSRVSLLVRGKRLLERFDYELTDQLAENLKQQGVRIHFDYRLRELQREGERVRAFGHDGPLDTVFDAVFFATGRRGNSRDLGLEALGIGIGEHQQVEVDEWQTTSVPSVHAVGDIAGKVGLTPVAVAASRRLMDRLFGGRPQSKMDYENVASVVFSHPPLGAVGMSEEEARARFDQVSVYHSRFRPMLQALANGTQRSLFKMVCVGPEERVVGIHLLGEAADEILQGFAVAVKMGATKAQFDDTVAIHPTSAEEVVLMR from the coding sequence ATGAGCACTGCACCCTATGATTACGACCTGATCGTCCTTGGCGGTGGCTCCGCCGGCCTGGCCGGTGCGATCCGCGCGGCGCAGCATGGCAAGCGCGTGGCGATGCTGGAGCCCGGCGAGCTGGGCGGTACCTGTGTCAACGTTGGCTGCGTGCCGAAGAAGGCGATGTGGCTGGCGGCCGACCTGCACGAGCGCATCGGCCTGGCCAATGCGATGGGCTTCGATGTCGAGGCACGCCCGTCGTTGTCGTGGAAGGAGCTGGTGATCCATCGCCAGGCCTACATCAGCAACATCCACACCAGCTACCACAAGCGCCTGGATGAAACCGGCGTGGTGCGCATTCCGGCGCGCGGCCATCTGCTCGATGCGCATACCGTCGCCTGCAGCGATGGCGTGCGTTACAGCGCCGAACACATCCTGATCGCCACCGGCGCGCACCCGCTGCGCCCGGATGTTCCCGGTGCCGAACTGGGCCTGGTTTCCGATGACTTCTTCGATCTGCGCGCGGCACCGGCCGAGGTCGCGATCATCGGCGGTGGCTACATTGCAGTGGAACTGGCCGGCCTGCTGCAGGCGCTGGGCAGCAGGGTGAGCCTGCTGGTGCGCGGAAAGCGCTTGCTGGAACGCTTCGATTACGAGCTGACCGACCAGCTGGCCGAGAACCTGAAACAGCAGGGCGTGCGCATCCATTTCGACTACCGCCTGCGCGAACTGCAGCGCGAGGGCGAACGCGTGCGTGCGTTCGGCCATGACGGCCCGCTCGACACCGTGTTTGATGCAGTGTTCTTCGCCACCGGCCGGCGCGGCAACAGTCGTGACCTGGGCCTGGAAGCGCTGGGCATCGGCATCGGCGAGCACCAGCAGGTGGAGGTGGACGAATGGCAGACCACCAGCGTGCCGAGCGTGCATGCGGTCGGCGACATCGCCGGCAAAGTCGGCCTGACCCCGGTGGCGGTGGCCGCATCGCGGCGCCTGATGGACCGCCTGTTCGGCGGCCGCCCGCAGTCGAAGATGGATTATGAGAACGTGGCCAGCGTGGTGTTCTCGCACCCGCCACTGGGCGCGGTGGGCATGAGCGAGGAAGAAGCACGCGCCCGTTTCGACCAGGTGAGCGTGTACCACAGCCGCTTCCGCCCGATGCTGCAGGCGCTTGCCAACGGTACCCAGCGCAGCCTGTTCAAGATGGTCTGCGTGGGCCCGGAAGAGCGGGTGGTAGGCATCCATCTGCTGGGTGAAGCGGCCGACGAGATCCTGCAGGGCTTCGCGGTGGCGGTGAAGATGGGCGCGACCAAGGCCCAGTTCGACGATACCGTGGCGATCCACCCGACCTCGGCCGAGGAAGTGGTGCTGATGCGCTGA
- a CDS encoding rhomboid family intramembrane serine protease has translation MFPRLPTVTKALLIANAILFLLQQPFLLGMQTFEPFMLQPLQQGFDAFSPGGNFQPWQLLTYGFLHGSFGHLFFNMLAVFMFGAPLEQTWGEKRFLLYYLVCVAGAGVCQLLVGTLLENPATVLGASGGVFGLLLAYGMLFPNQRVMLLFPPIPMKARTFVILFGVGELVLGMTGWQPGVAHFAHLGGMLFGWLLIRYWRGQSPFNKRRPPGPPKRPNHLRSVK, from the coding sequence ATGTTCCCGCGACTGCCTACCGTCACCAAGGCCCTGCTGATCGCCAACGCGATCCTGTTCCTGCTGCAGCAGCCGTTCCTGCTCGGCATGCAGACCTTCGAGCCGTTCATGCTGCAACCGCTGCAGCAGGGCTTCGATGCGTTCTCGCCGGGCGGCAACTTCCAGCCGTGGCAGCTGCTGACCTATGGCTTCCTGCATGGCAGCTTCGGCCACCTGTTCTTCAACATGCTGGCAGTCTTCATGTTCGGCGCGCCGCTGGAGCAGACCTGGGGCGAGAAACGCTTCCTGCTGTACTACCTGGTCTGCGTGGCCGGTGCCGGTGTCTGCCAGTTGCTGGTGGGTACGTTGCTGGAGAATCCGGCCACGGTGCTGGGCGCTTCCGGCGGAGTGTTCGGCCTGTTGCTGGCCTACGGCATGCTGTTCCCGAACCAGCGGGTGATGCTGCTGTTCCCACCGATCCCGATGAAGGCGCGAACCTTCGTGATCCTGTTCGGCGTGGGTGAGCTGGTGCTGGGCATGACCGGCTGGCAGCCGGGCGTGGCCCACTTCGCGCATCTGGGCGGCATGCTGTTCGGCTGGCTGCTGATCCGCTACTGGCGAGGGCAATCGCCGTTCAACAAGCGCCGACCGCCCGGCCCGCCGAAGCGCCCGAACCATCTGCGCAGCGTCAAATGA
- a CDS encoding VOC family protein, translated as MAHKNTICVWYDNGALEAATFYASLLPDSAVTAVHHAPGDYPDGKEGNVLTVEFTVCGVPCVGLNGGSAFKHSEAFSFQIQTEDQAETDRLWNAIVGNGGQESQCGWCKDRWGISWQISPRMLIEAVTSKDKALAKRAFNAMMPMKKIDIATIEAAIQKGGGGN; from the coding sequence ATGGCACACAAGAACACGATCTGTGTCTGGTACGACAATGGCGCGCTCGAGGCCGCCACCTTCTATGCCAGCCTCCTGCCCGACAGCGCGGTCACCGCCGTGCATCACGCGCCGGGCGACTACCCCGACGGCAAGGAAGGCAACGTTCTGACCGTCGAATTCACTGTCTGCGGCGTTCCCTGCGTCGGCCTCAACGGCGGCAGCGCGTTCAAGCACAGCGAAGCGTTCTCCTTCCAGATCCAGACCGAGGATCAGGCCGAGACCGACCGCCTGTGGAACGCGATCGTCGGCAACGGGGGCCAGGAGAGCCAATGCGGCTGGTGCAAGGACCGTTGGGGCATCTCCTGGCAGATCAGCCCGCGCATGCTGATCGAAGCAGTGACCAGCAAGGACAAGGCACTGGCCAAGCGCGCCTTCAACGCGATGATGCCGATGAAGAAGATCGACATCGCCACCATCGAAGCCGCGATCCAAAAAGGGGGCGGAGGGAATTAA
- a CDS encoding DMT family transporter, producing the protein MSSPTSRIATASPRIALSGIGLAAIGAITASGKAIIVKLGLRHGVDATTLLALRMLMALPLFVLMALWAARRATPLSWADRARVLWLGFTGYYLSSLLDFQGLQYISVTLERLILYLNPTLVLLINVLLARQRPGRWQIGALVLSYLGVLLAFGHDLQREGGQIIVGSLLVLGSALSYALYLFGSGQVVARIGAVRLTAYASCVASVLVLLHFAVTHPLPLLWQAPAPVQWLSLVNATVCTVLPVLAIMLAVQRVGSSLAAQVGMLGPVSTIVMSLWLLDEPMGPAQIAGTVLVLIGVLLVTRLRR; encoded by the coding sequence ATGTCCAGCCCCACTTCCCGTATCGCAACCGCTTCCCCCCGCATCGCGCTGAGTGGAATCGGCCTGGCCGCGATCGGTGCCATCACCGCCTCCGGCAAGGCGATCATCGTCAAGCTCGGCCTGCGTCATGGCGTCGATGCCACCACGCTGCTCGCGCTGCGCATGCTGATGGCGCTGCCGCTGTTCGTACTGATGGCACTGTGGGCCGCGCGCCGGGCCACGCCGCTGTCCTGGGCCGACCGCGCCCGCGTGCTGTGGCTGGGCTTCACCGGCTACTACCTGTCCAGCCTTCTCGATTTCCAGGGCTTGCAGTACATCAGCGTGACCCTTGAACGGCTGATCCTTTACTTGAATCCTACCCTGGTGCTGCTGATCAATGTGCTGCTGGCGCGCCAGCGGCCCGGACGCTGGCAGATCGGTGCGTTGGTGCTGAGCTATCTGGGCGTGCTGCTGGCCTTCGGGCATGACCTGCAGCGCGAGGGCGGGCAGATCATCGTCGGCAGCCTGCTGGTGCTGGGCAGTGCGCTCAGCTACGCGCTGTACCTGTTCGGCAGTGGGCAGGTGGTCGCGCGCATCGGTGCGGTACGCCTGACCGCCTACGCCAGCTGCGTGGCCAGCGTGCTGGTGCTGCTGCACTTCGCGGTGACCCATCCACTGCCGCTGCTGTGGCAGGCGCCGGCGCCAGTGCAGTGGCTGTCGCTGGTCAATGCCACCGTGTGCACGGTGCTGCCGGTACTGGCGATCATGCTGGCGGTGCAGCGCGTGGGTTCGTCGCTGGCCGCGCAGGTCGGTATGCTGGGCCCTGTTTCCACCATCGTGATGAGCCTATGGCTGCTCGACGAACCGATGGGGCCGGCGCAGATCGCCGGCACCGTGCTGGTGCTGATCGGCGTACTGCTGGTGACCCGCCTGCGGCGCTGA
- a CDS encoding MGMT family protein, with protein MTPEQARARILAVIRAIPAGQVMGYGQVAMRAGLPGRARLTARILGQNDDPDLPWHRVLRSDGRIAMEEGSAGWREQSQRLRAEGVVVENGRVRMPATDPAAALDAAVWGPG; from the coding sequence CTGACGCCGGAGCAGGCGCGTGCGCGCATCCTGGCGGTGATCCGCGCGATCCCGGCGGGGCAGGTGATGGGCTATGGCCAGGTGGCGATGCGTGCCGGCCTGCCGGGGCGTGCGCGCTTGACCGCACGCATCCTCGGCCAGAACGACGATCCCGACCTGCCCTGGCATCGCGTGCTGCGTTCGGATGGGCGAATTGCCATGGAAGAAGGGTCGGCCGGCTGGCGCGAGCAGTCACAGCGGCTGCGCGCCGAGGGCGTGGTGGTGGAGAACGGCCGGGTGCGGATGCCGGCCACCGATCCAGCCGCGGCGCTGGATGCTGCCGTGTGGGGCCCGGGCTGA
- a CDS encoding phytoene desaturase family protein: MTWDALIVGGGHNGLVCAAYLARAGKQVLVLERRGVLGGAAVTEEFHPGFRNSVASYTVSLLQPKVIDDLQLQAHGLRIVARPVNNFLPLPDGRYLLSAPGRTQAEVAKFSERDAQALPAYEARLEIFADVLRAWALRAPPDVGVAGGWRALPALWQMGRLGRELATLDASLRQELLDLFTLSAAEYLDRWFESAPIKALFGFDGIVGNYASPYTPGSAYVLLHHVFGQCNGVKGAWGHAIGGMGAISQAIASAAREAGAELRVDAGVQRVLTEQGRVVGVELANGEILRARAVVANVNPKLLYEQLLEPAQVPAATRERMAHWRCGSGTFRMSLALSRLPDFRALPGPGDHLSAGIIMAPSLDYMDRAWLDARRDGWSREPIVEMLIPSTLDDSLAPPGQHVASLFCQHVAPVLPDGRHWDDHREAVADLMIATVERYAPGFAVSILGRQVLSPLDLERTFGLVGGDIFHGALSAHQLFSARPMVGQAGYRGALPGLYLCGSGTHPGGGVTGAPGHNAAQVVLQDL, encoded by the coding sequence ATGACCTGGGATGCACTCATCGTCGGCGGCGGCCACAACGGGTTGGTCTGTGCAGCCTATCTGGCACGCGCCGGCAAACAGGTGCTGGTGCTCGAACGGCGTGGCGTGCTCGGCGGCGCCGCGGTCACCGAGGAATTCCATCCCGGCTTCCGCAACTCGGTGGCGTCGTACACGGTGTCGTTGCTGCAGCCGAAGGTGATCGACGACCTGCAGTTGCAGGCGCATGGGCTGCGCATTGTCGCGCGCCCGGTCAACAACTTCCTGCCATTGCCGGACGGCCGCTACCTGTTGTCGGCGCCCGGCCGCACCCAGGCCGAGGTCGCGAAATTCTCCGAACGCGATGCGCAGGCGCTGCCAGCGTATGAAGCACGCCTGGAGATCTTCGCCGACGTGCTGCGTGCGTGGGCCCTGCGCGCCCCCCCGGACGTCGGCGTGGCCGGCGGCTGGCGTGCCCTGCCCGCGCTGTGGCAGATGGGCCGTCTCGGCCGCGAACTGGCAACGCTGGATGCTTCGCTGCGCCAGGAACTGCTGGACCTGTTCACGCTTTCAGCGGCTGAGTACCTGGACCGCTGGTTCGAGAGCGCGCCGATCAAGGCGCTGTTCGGCTTCGATGGCATCGTCGGCAACTATGCCAGCCCCTACACGCCCGGAAGCGCCTACGTGCTGCTGCACCACGTGTTCGGCCAGTGCAATGGCGTGAAGGGTGCCTGGGGCCATGCAATCGGCGGCATGGGCGCGATCAGCCAGGCGATTGCCAGCGCGGCGCGCGAGGCCGGAGCCGAACTGCGCGTGGATGCCGGCGTGCAACGGGTACTGACCGAACAGGGCCGCGTCGTGGGAGTGGAACTGGCCAACGGCGAAATCCTGCGCGCACGCGCCGTAGTCGCCAACGTCAACCCCAAGCTGCTGTACGAGCAGTTGCTGGAACCGGCGCAGGTACCGGCGGCGACGCGCGAGCGGATGGCACACTGGCGCTGCGGCTCCGGGACGTTCCGGATGAGCCTCGCGCTGTCGCGGCTGCCGGACTTCCGCGCCCTGCCCGGCCCCGGCGATCACCTCAGCGCCGGCATCATCATGGCGCCCAGCCTGGACTACATGGACCGCGCCTGGCTGGATGCGCGCCGCGATGGCTGGTCACGCGAGCCGATCGTGGAAATGCTGATTCCCAGCACGCTGGACGATTCGCTGGCGCCGCCCGGACAGCATGTGGCCAGCCTGTTCTGCCAGCACGTGGCGCCGGTGCTGCCCGACGGGCGTCACTGGGATGATCATCGTGAAGCAGTCGCCGATCTGATGATCGCTACCGTTGAACGGTATGCGCCGGGTTTCGCTGTCAGCATCCTCGGTCGGCAGGTGTTGTCGCCGCTTGATCTGGAGCGCACCTTCGGCCTGGTCGGTGGCGACATCTTCCACGGCGCGCTCAGTGCCCACCAGTTGTTCTCGGCACGGCCGATGGTTGGCCAGGCCGGCTATCGCGGTGCCCTGCCCGGGTTGTACCTGTGTGGTTCGGGTACCCACCCCGGTGGTGGCGTCACGGGTGCGCCCGGGCACAATGCCGCGCAGGTGGTGTTACAGGATCTGTAG
- a CDS encoding TonB-dependent receptor, giving the protein MTSSKHVARLKRTALAVVLTSFIGAAAAQSTTGSLYGSAPAGTTIVVQSDTGLKRSATVDSNGRYNLGSLPVGKYTIIQQRDGQTVEQRENVLLKVGVGTEVSFAGGASAATTLEAVNVVAANVPKIDVTNTVSKSVITSEQLDVLPLGRSAEAIALLAPGVVSGSGAFSNGSRSVLSFGGSSVTENAYYLNGFLANNPLSNLGGISLPYGSIDQQETFMGGYGAGYGRSTGGVINQLGKRGTNEWHFGVQATWAPDSLSASAATVIYPNRQLPNGYSYTDDSLPGSLYRYRKDDVATRTTYSGYASGPLIEDRLFIHLAAEKDRTEGVSTNSSAATQQVRNHYTIDAPKFYGKIDWNINDSNTLEYTRVQNTDRNGGYYRSFDYEDLAEGDRTGTFPNTTKLKDDFDIFKYTGYLNDDLTLSAVWGRSKESNLESNPLDTANPYLSSPGNQDPSITGGRPIRNDQSALYTKSSDAGSKTRGLRVDLQYRIGNHELTGGIDNMYFQGHNEGQAMTGPGYAWIYGRVDPASSPNPGFDITPPGGNGYFVQKYIFSTTTSMSVKQKAYYLEDRWQVTPNWLVTLGIRNDKFTNYNSAAKPYVDSGDQWAPRLGASWDVFGDSSLKVFANLGRYYLALPNSVAIRGASASTFTREYFTYSGIDANGNPTGLTALGPGPVSANNEYGQTPDPLSIAPTDLKSQYQDELILGFEKTLGERWSSGAKFTYRRLQTAIDDTCDSDRIHDKLAAMGVDDSNLDVPGCVIFNPGKTNTFMIRHADGSGYTPVQMSSADWGYGNKKAKRDYIAVDLFIEHPLSDKWYGRLDYTWSRSFGNTEGQVKSDIGQDDVSKTQDWDAAALMEYAGGYLANDRRHQLKGYGAYMFNDEWSASATLRIMSGAPKSCLGYYGTDESDPLGYDAAYHYCGGKPSRPGDAGRQPWTTRLDLGVMYRPSFADHKLAFSLDVFNVLNQRRAVQSDAVYEDGPYTVSNTYGMGTYFSAPRSVRVSASYDF; this is encoded by the coding sequence ATGACCAGCAGCAAGCACGTCGCAAGGCTGAAGCGCACCGCCTTGGCGGTCGTCCTGACTTCTTTCATTGGCGCCGCCGCCGCTCAGAGCACGACCGGTTCGTTGTACGGCAGCGCGCCCGCCGGTACGACCATCGTGGTTCAGAGCGACACGGGCCTGAAGCGCTCGGCGACCGTCGACAGCAATGGCCGCTACAACCTCGGCTCGCTGCCGGTGGGCAAGTACACCATCATCCAGCAGCGTGACGGCCAGACTGTCGAGCAGCGCGAGAATGTGCTGTTGAAGGTTGGCGTTGGCACCGAGGTGTCGTTTGCCGGTGGCGCCAGCGCCGCCACCACACTGGAGGCAGTGAACGTCGTTGCAGCGAATGTGCCGAAGATCGATGTCACCAACACAGTATCCAAGTCGGTCATCACATCCGAGCAGCTGGACGTGTTGCCTTTGGGGCGCAGTGCCGAAGCCATCGCACTGCTGGCGCCAGGTGTTGTCTCGGGCAGTGGCGCGTTCAGCAATGGCTCGCGTTCGGTGCTGTCCTTCGGCGGCTCCAGTGTCACTGAGAATGCCTACTATCTGAACGGCTTTCTGGCCAACAATCCGCTCAGCAATCTGGGTGGTATCAGCCTGCCATACGGGTCGATCGACCAGCAGGAAACGTTCATGGGCGGTTACGGAGCGGGATACGGGCGCTCCACCGGCGGCGTGATCAACCAGCTCGGCAAGCGCGGCACCAATGAATGGCATTTCGGCGTGCAGGCTACCTGGGCGCCGGATTCGCTGTCGGCTTCTGCGGCCACTGTCATCTATCCCAATCGCCAGCTGCCCAATGGATACAGCTACACCGATGACTCGTTGCCTGGCTCGCTCTATCGCTACCGCAAGGATGATGTCGCCACGCGTACCACCTACAGTGGCTACGCCAGTGGCCCGCTGATCGAGGATCGCCTGTTCATCCACCTGGCTGCGGAAAAGGACCGCACCGAAGGTGTGTCCACGAACAGCTCTGCAGCAACGCAGCAGGTGCGCAACCACTACACCATCGATGCGCCGAAGTTCTATGGAAAGATCGACTGGAACATCAACGATAGCAACACGCTGGAATACACCCGTGTGCAGAACACCGATCGCAACGGTGGCTACTACCGATCGTTCGATTACGAGGACCTGGCCGAAGGTGATCGCACCGGCACGTTCCCGAACACCACGAAGCTCAAGGACGACTTTGACATCTTCAAGTACACCGGCTACCTGAACGATGACCTGACCCTGAGTGCGGTATGGGGTCGTAGCAAGGAGAGCAATCTGGAGTCGAATCCGCTGGATACGGCCAACCCCTATCTCAGCAGCCCGGGCAATCAGGATCCGTCCATTACCGGTGGCCGCCCCATCCGCAATGACCAGTCGGCGCTCTATACCAAGTCGTCCGATGCGGGCAGCAAGACCCGAGGTCTGCGTGTAGACCTGCAGTACCGTATCGGCAACCACGAGCTGACTGGTGGCATCGACAACATGTACTTCCAGGGGCATAACGAAGGCCAGGCGATGACCGGGCCGGGGTACGCCTGGATCTATGGCCGTGTCGATCCGGCCTCGTCGCCGAATCCGGGCTTTGACATCACCCCGCCGGGCGGCAATGGCTACTTCGTGCAGAAGTACATCTTCTCCACGACCACCAGCATGTCGGTCAAGCAGAAGGCCTACTATCTGGAGGACCGTTGGCAGGTCACGCCGAACTGGTTGGTGACCCTCGGCATCCGCAATGACAAGTTCACCAACTACAACAGCGCGGCCAAGCCTTACGTCGACAGCGGTGACCAGTGGGCGCCGCGTCTGGGCGCGAGCTGGGACGTGTTTGGCGATTCGTCGCTGAAGGTGTTCGCCAACCTGGGCCGTTACTACCTGGCGTTGCCCAACAGCGTTGCCATTCGTGGTGCGTCCGCCTCGACGTTCACCCGCGAGTACTTCACCTATAGCGGAATTGATGCCAACGGCAACCCGACCGGGTTGACCGCTCTGGGCCCGGGCCCGGTGTCAGCCAACAATGAATATGGCCAGACCCCTGATCCGTTGTCGATTGCGCCGACCGACCTGAAGTCGCAGTACCAGGACGAGCTGATCCTTGGCTTCGAGAAGACGCTGGGCGAGCGCTGGAGCTCCGGTGCCAAGTTCACCTATCGTCGCCTGCAGACGGCCATCGACGATACCTGTGACTCCGATCGCATCCATGACAAGCTTGCCGCGATGGGCGTCGACGACAGCAATCTCGATGTCCCGGGCTGTGTGATCTTCAATCCGGGCAAGACCAATACCTTCATGATCCGGCACGCGGATGGTTCGGGTTACACGCCGGTGCAGATGAGCTCCGCCGACTGGGGTTACGGCAACAAGAAGGCCAAGCGTGACTACATCGCCGTCGATCTGTTCATCGAGCACCCGCTGAGCGACAAGTGGTACGGACGTCTGGATTACACCTGGTCGCGCAGCTTCGGCAATACCGAAGGCCAGGTGAAGTCGGATATCGGCCAGGATGACGTCTCCAAGACCCAGGACTGGGATGCCGCGGCACTGATGGAATACGCGGGCGGCTATCTGGCGAACGACCGTCGTCACCAGCTGAAGGGCTATGGCGCCTATATGTTCAACGACGAGTGGTCGGCGTCGGCCACCCTGCGGATCATGTCGGGAGCGCCGAAGAGCTGCCTGGGCTACTACGGCACCGATGAGAGTGATCCGCTGGGCTACGACGCTGCCTATCACTATTGCGGTGGCAAGCCGTCGCGCCCGGGTGACGCAGGCCGGCAGCCCTGGACGACCCGCCTGGATCTGGGCGTGATGTATCGCCCTTCGTTTGCCGATCACAAGCTGGCTTTCAGCCTGGATGTTTTCAATGTGCTGAACCAGCGTCGTGCCGTGCAGTCTGACGCGGTCTATGAAGATGGCCCCTATACGGTGTCCAACACCTACGGCATGGGTACCTACTTCAGCGCACCTCGTTCGGTTCGTGTCAGTGCGTCCTACGACTTCTGA